A genomic window from Cucumis melo cultivar AY chromosome 8, USDA_Cmelo_AY_1.0, whole genome shotgun sequence includes:
- the LOC103485236 gene encoding serine/threonine-protein kinase/endoribonuclease IRE1a-like, translating to MRCRFFRRLWLFLLLISRFRSLTAESRTYDNLKFSQLGSYGENSDELAQIGGKSLLPLSLKSKGNTALIAASGGDIYLVDSDSKKIIWSFSSGTPIYSSYQSPTNYNKENASGSTRSPFFFDCGDDWELYIHTEHGRTKLPRTIDEVVRSTPYIFEDGSVMTGSRKTTVYEVNPVTGKLIRNHSSELSPSGLSNEDFSVLNGNSSKNNLANRDLIQPGLMKPIEQRLYITRTDYFLKSSFAGSEEVSWSLNVADIGATLVCPDGENPTNSVPLDSQNNGSFEFDFTPPLSCQSEVLVYRERSHVLTESFGHKMLSDSHNTDIVLPASASSLMLPSQPSVKHSNIHPERLMLPGPAANIASLLEPNTISQLNDDSQALVPLPLMKINDSSAVQGHNIGTANVDFIAMVLNGPLGLFIALFITMFLGLINHGGALVAKLKQFLFKEKQPSTVSSKIVSSKKKKARKLGKNGNFDKKDASVSSENEDMVRSEGDFNNWFPPNNLIDTTGNGRQIGKLMVTNTEIAKGSNGTIVLEGVYEGRLVAVKRLVKTHHDVAFKEVQNLIASDRHQNIVRWYGVEYDQDFVYLSLERCTCSLDDLIQICSDPSLNTLLSLDEDAGPMIDYKLRLESLKNVISDLNLWKKNSRPSPLLLGLMRDMVAGLEHLHELGIIHRDLKPQNVLITKQKSVRAKLSDMGISKRLLKDMSSLGHHATGCGSSGWQAPEQLLHGRQTRAIDLFSLGCVIFFCLTGGRHPFGDRFERDVNIVRNQMDLFLVEGIPEAVDLISQLLNPNPDLRPRASEVLQHPLFWSSEVRLSFLRDTSDRVELEDRENHSDLLEALESTAPLALGGKWDEKLDPAFITNIGQYRRYKYDSVRDLLRVMRNKLNHYRELPKEIQELIGSVPEGFDNYFASRFPRLLTEVYRVISQYCREEEGFRKYFKSHVE from the exons ATGAGGTGCCGTTTTTTTCGCCGTCTATGGCTGTTTCTACTCTTGATATCAAGATTTCGGAGCTTGACTGCCGAATCAAGAACATACGACAATTTGAAATTCTCCCAATTGGGTTCCTACGGGGAGAATTCTGATGAATTAGCTCAGATTGGTGGCAAATCCCTTCTTCCCCTTTCTCT AAAAAGTAAAGGTAATACTGCTCTTATTGCTGCTTCTGGCGGTGATATCTATTTGGTAGATAGTGATTCGAAGAAGATTATTTGGTCTTTTTCTTCTGGGACACCAATTTACTCGTCATATCAGTCTCCTACTAATTATAATAAAGAAAATGCTTCTGGTTCAACCCGCAGCCCCTTCTTTTTTGATTGTGGAGATGATTGGGAGCTCTACATCCACACAGAGCATGGTAGAACG AAACTACCGCGCACCATTGATGAGGTTGTTAGAAGTACACCATATATATTTGAGGACGGTTCAGTGATGACTGGTTCAAGGAAAACCACTGTGTATGAGGTTAATCCTGTTACAGGAAAGTTGATTCGCAATCACTCGTCTGAACTCTCACCATCTGGGCTAAGCAATGAGGATTTTAGTGTTTTAAATGGCAATAGTTCCAAGAATAATCTGGCAAATAGAGATCTGATACAACCTGGTTTGATGAAACCTATTGAGCAACGATTGTACATAACAAGAACAGATTATTTCCTGAAATCATCTTTCGCTGGGTCGGAAGAAGTTTCTTGGAGTTTGAATGTTGCTGACATTGGAGCTACCTTAGTCTGTCCAGATGGTGAGAATCCAACAAATAGCGTTCCCTTGGATTCTCAAAATAATGGTagttttgagtttgattttaCTCCGCCCTTGTCTTGTCAATCAGAAGTACTTGTATATCGTGAACGCAGTCATGTGTTGACAGAATCATTTGGGCATAAAATGCTCTCTGATTCTCATAATACTGATATTGTGCTTCCGGCGTCTGCTTCAAGTCTAATGCTTCCTTCGCAGCCAAGTGTTAAGCATTCAAATATTCATCCTGAAAGATTGATGCTTCCTGGACCTGCAGCGAACATAGCCTCCCTTCTGGAACCTAATACAATTAGTCAGCTAAACGATGATAGTCAGGCACTAGTTCCATTGCCTCTGATGAAGATTAATGATTCAAGTGCAGTTCAGGGACATAATATTGGAACCGCTAATGTTGACTTCATAGCCATGGTTCTTAATGGACCACTGGGGTTATTTATCGCTTTGTTTATAACCATGTTTTTGGGATTAATCAACCATGGCGGGGCACTAGTTGCCAAGCTGAAACAATTTCTCTTCAAGGAGAAGCAACCCAGTACTGTTAGTTCAAAAATTGTATCAtccaagaaaaagaaagctCGAAAGTTAggaaaaaatggaaattttgataaaaaggaTGCATCTGTTTCATCTGAAAATGAAGATATGGTTCGAAGTGAGGGTGATTTTAACAACTGGTTTCCTCCTAATAACCTTATTGATACAACTGGTAATGGACGTCAAATTGGTAAATTAATGGTAACCAATACAGAGATAGCTAAGGGTAGCAATGGCACTATTGTTCTAGAGGGGGTCTATGAAGGTCGACTAGTAGCTGTGAAACGTCTTGTTAAGACTCACCATGATGTTGCTTTTAAAGAAGTTCAAAATCTAATTGCTTCTGATCGTCACCAAAATATTGTTCGATGGTATGGGGTGGAGTATGATCAAGACTTTGTATATCTTTCGCTAGAACGATGTACATGCAGTCTAGATGATCTGATTCAGATATGCTCTGATCCATCGCTGAACACTTTGCTTAGCCTAGATGAAGATGCAGGACCTATGATTGATTACAAATTGCGTTTGGAGTCTCTCAAGAATGTAATATCAGATCTTAATCTATGGAAAAAAAATAGCCGTCCATCACCACTTCTTCTAGGACTCATGAG GGATATGGTTGCCGGGCTCGAGCATTTGCATGAGTTGGGGATAATTCACAGGGACTTAAAGCCACAAAATGTGTTGATAACTAAGCAAAAATCTGTACGTGCAAAGCTCTCTGACATGGGTATTAGCAAGCGCCTTCTAAAAGATATGTCCTCTTTGGGACATCATGCTACGG GTTGTGGGAGTTCTGGCTGGCAAGCCCCCGAACAGCTTCTTCATGGACGACAAACACGTGCAATTGATTTGTTTAGCTTGGGTTGTGTCATCTTCTTTTGCCTCACTGGTGGTAGGCATCCATTTGGTGATCGTTTTGAGCGTGATGTCAATATAGTGAGGAATCAAATGGATCTATTCTTGGTGGAGGGCATCCCAGAAGCTGTGGATCTTATTTCTCAATTGTTAAATCCAAATCCTGACTTGAG GCCAAGAGCATCAGAGGTATTGCAACATCCTTTGTTTTGGAGTTCTGAGGTTCGACTTTCTTTTCTACGTGATACTAGTGACCGTGTGGAATTGGAAGATAGAGAGAACCACTCTGATCTCTTGGAAGCACTAGAGAGTACTGCACCATTAGCTTTAGGTGGTAAGTGGGATGAAAAGTTGGATCCAGCTTTCATCACAAATATTGGCCAGTATAGACGTTACAAGTATGATAGTGTTCGAGACTTATTACGAGTTATGCGCAACAAGTTGAATCATTACAGAGAACTACCCAAAGAAATTCAG
- the LOC103485237 gene encoding ribonucleoside-diphosphate reductase large subunit, with the protein MYVVKRDGRQEAVHFDKITARLKKLSYGLSIDHCDPVLVSQKVCAGVYKGVTTSQLDELAAETAAAMTANHPDYASLAARIAVSNLHKNTKKSFSDTIRDMYYHVSERSGQKAALIADDVYEVIMKNAARLDSEIIYDRDFDYDFFGFKTLERSYLLKVQGKVVERPQHMLMRVAVGIHKDDIDSAIRTYHTMSQRWFTHASPTLFNSGTPRPQLSSCFLVCMKEDSIEGIYDTLKECAVISKSAGGIGVSIHNIRAMGSYIRGTNGTSNGILPMLRVFNDTARYVDQGGGKRKGAFAVYLEPWHADIFEFLDLRKNHGKEEHRARDLFYALWVPDLFMQRVQSNGEWSLFCPNEAPGLADCWGEEFEKLYIGYEQQGKAKKVVKAQNLWFEILKSQIETGTPYMLFKDTCNRKSNQQNLGTIKSSNLCTEIIEYSSPTETAVCNLSSIALPRFVREKGVSIESHPSKLVGSRDSKNRYFDFDKLAEITALVTTNLNKIIDVNYYPVETAKRSNLRHRPIGIGVQGLADTFILLGMSFDSPEAQQLNKDIFEAIYYHALKASCELAAVEGPYETYAGSPVSKGILQFDMWGVTPSKRWDWDGLRAQIAQHGVRNSLLVAPMPTASTSQILGNNECFEPYTSNIYSRRVLSGEFVVVNKHLLHDLTEMGLWCPALKNEIIYANGSVQNIAEIPDDLRAIYKTVWEIKQKTLVDMAADRGCYIDQSQSLNIHMDQPNFGKLTSLHFYAWSRGLKTGMYYLRSQAAADAIKFTVDTSLLKEKSNNEDESTKMAQMVCSLTNREDCMACGS; encoded by the exons ATGTATGTGGTGAAACGAGATGGCCGTCAAGAAGCAGTGCATTTCGACAAGATCACTGCCCGTCTGAAGAAACTGAGTTATGGCCTCAGTATCGATCACTGTGATCCAGTTTTGGTCTCTCAAAAAGTCTGTGCCGGCGTTTACAAGGGCGTTACCACTAGCCAGCTTGATGAATTGGCCGCTGAAACGGCTGCTGCTATGACTGCTAATCATCCTGATTATGCCTCT TTGGCTGCAAGAATTGCTGTTTCGAATCTGCACAAGAACACTAAAAAGTCATTCTCAGATAC TATCAGAGACATGTACTACCATGTCAGTGAAAGATCAGGACAGAAGGCTGCCCTCATAGCTGATGATGTTTATGAAGTAATCATGAAG AATGCTGCTCGTTTGGATAGTGAGATCATATATGATCGTGATTTCGATTACGATTTCTTTGGTTTCAAAACTCTGGAAAGGTCATACCTCTTGAAGGTTCAGGGGAAGGTTGTGGAGAGGCCCCAACACATGTTGATGAGGGTTGCTGTTGGTATTCACAAAGATGATATTGATTCTGCTATTAGAACTTATCACACAATGTCACAACGTTGGTTTACTCATGCTTCTCCCACCCTTTTTAACTCTGGAACACCAAGGCCTCAA CTTAGCAGCTGTTTCCTTGTATGCATGAAGGAGGATAGTATAGAAGGAATATATGATACCTTAAAAGAGTGTGCTGTCATTAGCAAGTCCGCTGGTGGTATTGGTGTTTCCATCCACAATATTCGTGCCATGGGTAGTTATATTCGTGGAACAAATGGAACATCTAATGGTATTTTGCCTATGCTGCGGGTATTCAATGATACTGCTCGATATGTTGATCAAGGAGGAGGCAAGAGGAAAG GTGCTTTTGCTGTATACTTAGAGCCATGGCATGCTGATATATTTGAGTTTTTGGATCTCAGAAAGAACCATGgaaaa GAGGAGCATCGTGCTCGAGATCTTTTCTATGCACTTTGGGTTCCTGATCTGTTCATGCAAAGAGTCCAAAGTAATGGAGAATGGTCATTATTTTGTCCCAATGAGGCCCCAGGTTTGGCTGATTGTTGGGGTGAGGAATTTGAAAAGCTGTATATTGGATATGAACAGCAG GGAAAAGCTAAGAAGGTTGTCAAGGCACAGAATCTTTGGTTCGAAATCTTGAAATCACAGATTGAGACTGGAACCCCTTACATGCTATTTaag GATACTTGTAACCGGAAAAGCAACCAGCAAAATCTTGGGACAATTAAATCCTCTAATTTATGCACAGAGATTATTGAATATTCAAGTCCAACAGAGACAGCTGTGTGTAATCTTTCCTCAATTGCTCTACCTCGTTTTGTTAGAGAGAAG GGTGTTTCAATTGAGTCTCACCCATCTAAGCTTGTTGGTAGTAGAGATTCCAAGAATCGATATTTTGACTTTGACAAATTAGCTGAG ATAACGGCTTTGGTGACAACAAATTTGAACAAAATAATTGATGTCAACTACTATCCTGTTGAGACTGCCAAAAGGTCAAATCTAAGACACAGACCTATTGGTATTGGGGTTCAGGGTCTTGCAGATACATTCATTTTACTGGGCATGTCGTTTGATTCACCTGAG GCCCAACAATTGAACAAAGATATATTTGAGGCCATTTACTACCATGCTCTTAAGGCTTCTTGTGAGCTTGCTGCGGTGGAGGGCCCCTATGAAACATATGCTGGCAGTCCTGTTAGTAAG GGAATTCTTCAATTTGACATGTGGGGGGTAACTCCTTCCAAGCGATGGGATTGGGATGGTCTTAGGGCACAAATAGCTCAACATGGCGTTAGAAATTCACTTCTTGTGGCTCCAATGCCAACGGCTTCAACCAGTCAGATTCTTGGTAATAACGAGTGCTTTGAGCCATACACTTCTAACATCTACAGTCGTAGAGTTTTAAG TGGTGAATTTGTTGTTGTGAACAAGCATCTCTTGCACGACTTAACAGAGATGGGTTTATGGTGTCCTGCACTGAAAAATGAGATCATTTATGCGAATGGTTCTGTTCAAAACATTGCAGAAATTCCTGATGATCTAAGAGCTATATATAA AACTGTTTGGGAAATCAAGCAAAAGACTTTAGTTGATATGGCTGCTGATCGGGGATGCTACATTGACCAAAGTCAGAGTCTCAACATCCACATGGACCAACCAAATTTTGGAAAACTTACTTCCTTGCATTTCTATGCGTGGTCTAGG GGTTTAAAAACAGGAATGTACTATCTACGATCCCAAGCTGCGGCTGATGCAATCAAATTTACAGTTGATACTTCATTGCTAAAG GAAAAATCTAATAACGAAGATGAAAGTACGAAAATGGCACAGATGGTATGTTCTCTTACAAATCGCGAGGACTGCATGGCCTGTGGAAGTTAG
- the LOC103485238 gene encoding protein LIKE COV 2, which produces MAEEKESTSVPLSQVDNGGQDPEDPVKSPPSSPNSSTRKACCYVLQSWVSKKFMTGCVVLFPVAVTFFVTWWFIQFVDGFFSPLYERLGVDIFGLGFITSLLFVFFVGIFVSSWLGATLFWLGEWFIQRMPFVRHLYSASKQISAAISPDQNTTAFKEVAIIRHPRVGEYAFGFITSTVTLQRESEDEELCSVFVPTNHLYIGDIFLVSSKDIIRPNLSIREGIEIIVSGGMTMPQIITPLERVDRQGDRITLNRIK; this is translated from the exons ATGGCGGAAGAAAAGGAGTCGACCTCGGTTCCCCTTAGTCAAGTTGACAATGGCGGCCAGGATCCCGAGGATCCCGTTAAATCTCCTCCGAGTTCTCCTAATTCGTCTACTCGTAAG GCTTGCTGTTATGTTCTCCAAAGTTGGGTGTCAAAGAAGTTTATGACTGGATG CGTGGTTCTTTTCCCTGTTGCTGTTACCTTTTTTGTTACTTGGTGGTTCATTCAGTTTGTTGATGGTTTCTTCAGCCCACTATATGAGAGGCTTGGAGTTGACATATTTG GACTTGGGTTCATAACATCTTTACTCTTTGTATTCTTCGTTGGTATATTTGTCTCATCATGGTTGGGTGCTACACTCTTCTGGCTCGGGGAATGGTTCATCCAGCGAATGCCCTTTGTCAGGCATCTATATTCTGCTTCCAAACAAATTAGTGCTGCAATTTCTCCCG ATCAAAATACTACAGCTTTCAAAGAAGTTGCAATTATCCGCCATCCACGTGTTGGTGAATATGCATTTGGCTTTATTACTTCAACTGTTACCCTCCAG AGAGAGAGCGAAGATGAAGAGCTATGTAGCGTTTTCGTGCCAACAAATCACCTATATATTGGAGATATATTTCTTGTTAGTTCTAAGGACATCATAAGACCAAACCTATCTATTCGGGAAGGAATAG AGATAATCGTTTCTGGAGGTATGACAATGCCACAAATCATTACTCCTTTGGAGAGAGTTGATAGACAGGGTGATAGAATAACTTTGAACAGAATAAAGTAG